AAGGGCCCCTTCTGGGATACGCCGGAAATCGTCTTGTTCTCGATGGTGACGATTTCTTCGGCAATGATTTCACCGTCCTCGACAGAACCGCCGGCTACGCCGGAATCCTTGTCGCTGTCTCCGCAGGCCGCAAAAATGCAGGCGGTGGAAAGGGATAATTTTAGGAGCTTGTTCATTTTCTCCTCCTTTGGTTAAAGGGGTTGTTTTAAAGGTGTCGCCATGTTGGTCAGCGGGAACAGCTGCATGTTCAGGCGGTAAACTTCTTCGGTCTTGGCGCTTTCGGTGGCAATGGCCACGATACGGCGACGGCACTCGGCCAGTTCTTCTACAATTTTGGCGTAGGCTTCGCGGGTTATACCTAGAGTCAAACCGGTAATGTTACGGTCTTGGGCGGGGTCGTTTTTCAGGGTATCGACGGCGAGTTCCGCCATTTGCACCTGCAGGTCGTGGGCCACGGCTTTCTGGACGGTCTTGGTGCTGCGGGAGGGGTGGCTCATGCGGAGCGAGCGGTCGGCCTGCCGGTAATGGCCCTGTTCGTCTTGGGTCAGGTAGCCAGCTTCCTGTAAAAAGTCCAGAATCTCCCGGACTTCGCCGGTCTTTACGCGGTAGCGGGTGGCCCTGGAAATCTCTTTCGGGGTCGCGCCATCCATGGCGGGTGCGAGTTCACGGATAAGGGAATTCTTCCACGACTTGAAAAATTGGTATTCCTCGGCGGTGACCAGCTTCACCTTGTGGATGCGGGCCAGCTCGGCGATTTCTTCTAGGATGCCCTTTTTGTCGCTTTCCTTCTTTGCGTTGTCCAGGGCCACCAGCTTGCAGAAGAAGGTGGACTCGAACCCGGCAAGACCCATGGCGCTTGCCACTTGCGGCGCGGAACGCTCCCCCAGGTTCTTCTTGCCTTCGCAAACGTATTGCAAAAAGACGGGGGAAGAAAGCTCGGCGCTCTCCGCAAACGAGGCCCACGAAAAACCCTTGCGGGCCTTTCGCTCTTCGTAATAATCCCGGATGCATTCCCGGTAGTCGATGTATTCAATAATGGGTCTCATGGCTCTAAATATATATCCTAAAAAATTATTTGGCAATAATTGGAATATAAAAAACTTAAAAATTTACCAAAAATAGCTAAATTTTGTGATTTTTAATAAAAATTTTTATGAAAATGGAATATATTTTGCGTAAAATGGGCGTTCTCCCTGCGGGGTCGGGCCCTGCTCGCCTCGCTTGCTCGGCTCATCGAGCCGCTACGCGTCTCGCCACCTGTGTGCGACGGTCCCTAACGCAAAAGAATGGAATGTGAAATAAAAAAGACCTCCCCAAAGGGAGGTCCAAGAGCGGCGGACCGGGATCGAACCGGCAACCATTAGCTTGGAAGGCTAAGGCTCTACCATTGAGCTACCGCCGCGAGCAAGCACAATTATACAAAAATCGGGCGTTTTTTAAAGGGGTTGGCCCAAAACTTGTTGGAAATTTTTCTGAATCTTACTAAATTTTGCCCCACATTAACCTTATACCGAGGAGCTTACTTGTATCCTAATCCGCGCGACCGCCGCATGCCCAACCGTCAGAGTGACGGAACTCGTATCAACGAGGACATCCACATTTCGCCCATCCGACTGGTGAAGGAGGACGGCGAGGCCGTCGTCATCGAGACGAGCAAGGCGCTGCAGATGGCAAAGGACGCCGGACTGGACCTGGTGGAGGTGTCTCCCAACGCCAAGCCGCCGGTATGCCGCATCATCAACTACGGCAAGTTCAAGTTCGAGCAAATCAAGAAGGCCAAGGCCGCCAAGGCGAAGCAGCACGTGGTGAAGCTGAAAGAAATCAAGATGCACCCGAAGACTGCCGAGAACGACTACCAGTACCGGATCAAGCAGGCCTCCGAGTTCCTTCAAGACGGTATGAAGGTGAAACTGATTATGCAGTTCCGTGGGCGCGAGATGGCGCACATGGACTACGGCAAGCGCCTGATGGAGCGCGCTAAAGAAGAGTTGCTCCAGTTTGGCGATTTGGAAATGGATTCACGGGTGGAAGGCAACACCATGCTCTCTATCTATGGTCCAAAACGCGGTGCAGGCTCTGCCAAAAAGCAGGACCAGGCACCAAAGCCCGTAACCGAGCCAAAGGCAGCAGGTGAGGCTTCAACTTAAACCCAAGAGGTAAAAATGCCTAAAATGAAAACACACAGCGGTGCAAAAAAGCGCTTCCGCGTGACTGGCTCCGGCCACGTCAAGTTCAAGCGTGCTGGTATGCGCCACATTCTTGCCAAGATGACCACCAAGCGTAAGCGTAACCTGCGTAAGGGCGCTCTCGTTAAGAAAGTCGATGTTTACCATGTCAAGCGTCTGCTTGTCCAAGCATAAGGAGTGTAAGAATGCCACGCGCTAAAACCAGAGTTCCTTCCCGCGAACGCCGCAAAAAAATCCTCAAGGCCGCCAAGGGTTTCTATGGCCGTCGCAAGAGCAACCTCCGCCTTGCCATTGACGCCGTAGCCCACGCCGGTCAGTATGCCTACGCTCACCGCCGCGACAAGAAGGGCGATTTCCGCACTCTGTGGATCACCCGCTTGAACGCTGCTGTCCGCGAACACGGCATCAGCTACAGCCAGTTCATCTTCAAGCTTTCCAAGTCGGGCATCCAGCTGAACCGCAAGGTTCTTGCTGACATGGCCGTCGCCGATCCCGAAGCATTCGCCAAGGTCGTGGAAACCGTGAAGGCTGCTTAATCTAGTGTTGTCATCCCCGCGCAGGCGGGGATCTCCCAGAGAAAAGCAGCACGACTAGCTGAACAAACGCGAGAAATTGCGCCCTGCTCTTAACGGAGCGGGGCGCTTTTTGCATTTAGAACGTAACGGCGAGGGCCTTTCTCGTTAAAAGAAATCCACGTCCAGCTTGGTCTTTTTGCGGCCGGCGGGCTCGATGACTGCGGCGGAGAACTTGGCGGAGTCGAACAGGTGGTTCACCGTCTCGACAACTTCGCCTTCGGTCATGTTCTTGATAATCCGCTCGCTTTCTTCCATGGTGCGGAACTCTCCCAGGTGCAGCATCTGTTCCGCCATACGGACCACCCGCTTCTCCGGGCTGTCTGCCCCCAGGTACATGCCGCCCAAAATGTTCGTCTTGGTCCGCTCGAATTCCCTCTTCTTGAATCCGTGCTTCAAAAAATTGCGGGTCTCGTCCAACGAAAGTTCCATGGCCGTTTTCAGCTGTTGTGGTTCCGTCGCCAGAGAAACGCCCCAGTCGGTGCAGTCCCGATAGATGTCGGCGGTGGAATACACGGAGTAGGCAAGGCCCCGGTCCTCCCGAATCTTCTGAAACAGGCGGCTGGCCATACCGGCACCCATGGCTACATTGAACAGGGAAAGGGCGCAACGCCCCCGTTCGTCCATCAGGCTGCGGTCAAAACTGAGTCCCCAGAAGAGGTTGGACTGTGCGATGTCCTGTTTCTGCACCACCTTCACGCTATTGTGGGCTTTGTAAACGTCTGCAGGCAGGGGGCCCCGTGTCTTTTTGCAGGCGAATTTTTCTGCACAAAGTCGAACAAGTTCTTCGTGGTCTACCTTGCCCGAGGCGCACACCAGCAAGGGAATTTCGTCAATCACTTGCTTTTTGTACCTGAGCATCTGTTTGTGGGTGAGGGCATTCACCTGCTTGATGGTTCCCGTGATGGAGTGGGCGATTCCCGAACCCTTGAAATGGATGGCGTTGAAGATGTCGCCTACGATTTCTTCGGGAATGTCGTCGTAACTGTGAATCTCCTCGATAATCACCCGGCGTTCTTTTTCCATCTCGCTTTTGTCCATGCGGGGGTTCATGAGCATGTCAGCAATGACATCTACGGCCAGCGCCAGGTGACTGCGTTCAATTTGCGCGTAAAAACCCGTCTCTTGCCTGGTGGTATAGGCTTCCAGGTTCCCGCCCTTGTCTTCGATGGCCCGGGCTATTTGAAGGGCGCTGCGGTTCTTGGTTCCCTTGAATACCAGGTGCTCGTAAAAGTGGCTCAGGCCGTATTCGTCCTTTGCCTCGTGGCGGCTGCCCCGTGGGACCCAGACGCCAACGGCCACGGAATAGGCGTGGGGCATGTAGTCGGTGAGAATGGTGATGCCGTTTTCAAGTTCGGTCTTTTTGACAAGCTGTTTCATTGATAGGATCTAGGGGCTAGGATTTAGGGTCTAGTAAAGCGGGTCTCAAGAAACGTCATCCTGGAGCGCAGCGATAGAAACTGCGATAGAATCACGAGGATCCGCTAGACGTTGGTATTTAGCTGGGGACAAACGCATATTTTTGTTATGGTGTTCTGCAAGGCGTCCAGCAGGCTTCCCGACGACTTGAGTTCCGGGAATGCATCGATGACTTGCCGCCTGTTTTCGGGATAGTTCCCGCATTTCAGGTAGTAGACGCCGCTTAGCAGGGGCGAAAGTTCCTGCAGGTAGTCGGAGGCGTTTGGCTTGGCGTCAAGACGCCTACGGAACAGGAATGCATTCCATTCCCGGAGGCACTGCGCCGCAAGGGCTTCCCGGTTGGGCCTGAATCCTTCCAAAGGAGCGATACCGCACAGGACCTGGTTTCGGCAGGACATTTCCAGAAATTCCAGCGGAAAAGTTTCCAGATTCGAGAGAACCTCGGCACTGGAAAAAACATAGGAGAATTCCACTCCTTCGCGCAAGGCCTTCTTGCTCCAGGATTTGAGCTTGTCAATCTCCGTAGCGGAAGCGTCTTTCAATATGAATGCCACGGTCCAGGGCCTTTCCAGGGCGCTGAATCCTTCTTCTAGACAGTCCCCGTAAAGGAATGCGGAAACCAGGTTTTCCCCGAAGGTTTCCGTAAATCTGTCGGGCCAGGGGGATTGCTTTAATTCCTGAACACTCAATATTCTTTTCATAAAAACTACC
The DNA window shown above is from Fibrobacter sp. and carries:
- a CDS encoding TIGR02147 family protein, with product MRPIIEYIDYRECIRDYYEERKARKGFSWASFAESAELSSPVFLQYVCEGKKNLGERSAPQVASAMGLAGFESTFFCKLVALDNAKKESDKKGILEEIAELARIHKVKLVTAEEYQFFKSWKNSLIRELAPAMDGATPKEISRATRYRVKTGEVREILDFLQEAGYLTQDEQGHYRQADRSLRMSHPSRSTKTVQKAVAHDLQVQMAELAVDTLKNDPAQDRNITGLTLGITREAYAKIVEELAECRRRIVAIATESAKTEEVYRLNMQLFPLTNMATPLKQPL
- the infC gene encoding translation initiation factor IF-3 encodes the protein MPNRQSDGTRINEDIHISPIRLVKEDGEAVVIETSKALQMAKDAGLDLVEVSPNAKPPVCRIINYGKFKFEQIKKAKAAKAKQHVVKLKEIKMHPKTAENDYQYRIKQASEFLQDGMKVKLIMQFRGREMAHMDYGKRLMERAKEELLQFGDLEMDSRVEGNTMLSIYGPKRGAGSAKKQDQAPKPVTEPKAAGEAST
- the rpmI gene encoding 50S ribosomal protein L35, coding for MPKMKTHSGAKKRFRVTGSGHVKFKRAGMRHILAKMTTKRKRNLRKGALVKKVDVYHVKRLLVQA
- the rplT gene encoding 50S ribosomal protein L20, whose translation is MPRAKTRVPSRERRKKILKAAKGFYGRRKSNLRLAIDAVAHAGQYAYAHRRDKKGDFRTLWITRLNAAVREHGISYSQFIFKLSKSGIQLNRKVLADMAVADPEAFAKVVETVKAA
- a CDS encoding insulinase family protein, which encodes MKQLVKKTELENGITILTDYMPHAYSVAVGVWVPRGSRHEAKDEYGLSHFYEHLVFKGTKNRSALQIARAIEDKGGNLEAYTTRQETGFYAQIERSHLALAVDVIADMLMNPRMDKSEMEKERRVIIEEIHSYDDIPEEIVGDIFNAIHFKGSGIAHSITGTIKQVNALTHKQMLRYKKQVIDEIPLLVCASGKVDHEELVRLCAEKFACKKTRGPLPADVYKAHNSVKVVQKQDIAQSNLFWGLSFDRSLMDERGRCALSLFNVAMGAGMASRLFQKIREDRGLAYSVYSTADIYRDCTDWGVSLATEPQQLKTAMELSLDETRNFLKHGFKKREFERTKTNILGGMYLGADSPEKRVVRMAEQMLHLGEFRTMEESERIIKNMTEGEVVETVNHLFDSAKFSAAVIEPAGRKKTKLDVDFF